The Methanosarcina acetivorans C2A genome includes the window CTTCCTGCAATGGGATGGAAACTTGCCTTTTTCGTCTGGGGATATGCGTTGACAGCCTTCGTTATAACAGATTTTATCAAAGTCCAGGCTTACAGGTTGCTGAACCATACCGGAATAAAGTTTCATGTATGAAATGGGCTGGAGTTTTTTCGGAATCTTCCGAAGAATCTTTTAGAGAGAAACTTTTAAATTCCTTGCCTCATCAAAATAATCCAATAGTTTCCAGGCAAATTATAATAAATACAGGAGCCTGACAAGATGTCATTGATAAGTGTTAAAGACGCACCCGGAAAAGGTAGAGGCGTATTTGCACAGAGAAATTTGAAAAAAGGTGAAGTAATAGAAACCTGTCCCGTTATCGTTCTTCCACCCGAAGAAGTAAATACGCTTGAGCTTACCCAGCTTTATAATTACTATTTCGCATGGGGAACAGACTCAAGAGCAGCAGCAATTGCCCTTGGCTACGGATCTCTTTACAACCACTCATATACCCCTAACGCAGAATACCAGAAAGATTTCATTAACGGTCTTTTGAAATATGTTTGTATAAAAGACATCCGAAAAGATGAGGAAATCACCATAAACTATAACTGCGACCCTGAAGACAAAACCCCTGTCTGGTTTGATATTGCAAGCCAGAACTGATTTCCGGGTTTTGGATTCGGTAAAACAACTTTAAATACCTATAACTGTTTTACTTGTTACTTTTTACTTATTATTTGTTACTTTTTACTTTTTGGCACAAAATATATGGCTGCTTAATCCATAATAAGCTTAATATGCCTTAATAGCCTTAATAAGCCTTGATCTGCCTTCTACATACTCAATTCTTTTCGTCTTTGAATTTAATCTTCCAGTGGGTCCCGTCACAAAACTGCTTGTTTTTTGAAGCTCCGCAGCGGCAGAGTGTGTAATGCTCTTTTGATTGCGGAACCGAACCGTCAGGGGAACATAACCCTCGATATTTCCGACAACTTTATAAAAACTATCCTTGCAAACGATAATTGCAGGAGGACGCGGGTAGTCCCTGTACAGCACCCCATCCCTGGAATAGCTCAGGGCTCCGGATGGGCAGCTCCTGATTATTTTCTCAATTTCCTCAGGGTTTGCAGCTTCCGGGTCGATCCAGGGTTTTTTCCCCTTCTTAAAAACGGAAGATGCTCCTTTAATGCAAAATTCGGCATGAGCGCAGACTCCTCTGTTGTCATGAATGATGATCTTTTTGCCTTTGTAATCTTTTACGTCATCAGGAACCCTATTTTCTTCCTTTTCTCCCGAAAAACCGATCTTTTCATGGGCTCCGTCGCAAAAAGGTTTGTTTTCTGACTTTCCACATCTGCAAAGAGCCATTATAGGTTTTGTTTCAATGGATTCGCCTTTTGAGTTCCTGAAATTTTTCAGATTCCTTACAAGATACGGACCGTTTTTTATGACCTTTATTGAAGGTTTCTTTTCTTCACTTTGTGAAACCATTTGTCCCCTCTCCTGTTATAAAATTAGCATTTTCGGCTTAAGTATTTGCCCCCGTTCTTGATAATGCATATCTGATTATGGATGCTAACCCGCTCTTTCCACGGTTAACTGCTCCGGTGTAAACTGAGCTGCTGTATGGTTGGAATACAGGAGGTATATTTGAAAAGAAACAGGGGTGTTGTTATTCGGGACCCGATATGTAAAGAAAAAAGAAGACAGAAGTTCAAAGAAAAATTGTAGAATCTGCCTGTGGGGCATAGGACTATGATTTTGAAGTGAAGAGTTTATTAGCAGGGTCAAGAAACCTGAAAGAGAAAAATAAACCAGAAGTGAGAACACTTCTTTTAAAAAAAGAATCTGCAGAAAAGAATCTGCAACTTTTCCTGCAATAAACAGGTTATTTCGTTTTAATTTTCATCCCTTTCAATTGTTAAACTTAAAGAGTTCAGGTTTTACCTGCGCATGTTAAGGGCAGGGGCTGACATGCCATCATAGGTACTTGCCATGTGTTCGGGCTTTACTTCCTGCATATCGGCACGCTGGGCACGGAGCATACTATCCACACGGAGCACCATTGCTGCAGCTTCGGATCCTGCCTTGATAGTGTTGACCTTTACCCTGAGGGGGTCAACAACGCCTTTTTCAAGCATATCTTCAGCAGCACCGGTCTGAATGTTCAAGCCGGCGTTTTTGTTTTCTGCATGCTTTGCACGGAGGTTGAGGATGGAGTCGATAGCATCCAGGCCTGCGTTTCTTGCAATTGTCCTTGGGATTTCTTCAAGAGCTTCGGCAAAAGCTGTGATCGCCGTCTGTTCACGCCCGCCTATGCTGGAAGCATAGGAACGGATGGAGAGTGCAACTTCCATTTCCGAGGCCCCGCCTCCGGCAACGACTTTGCCGTCTTCGACCACACATTTCACAACTCTAAGGGCATCATCAATTGCACGTTCCAGGTTGTCCACTACATGTTCGGTCCCGCCGCGCAGCACGATTGAGACCGACTTTGCACCCTTGCAGTCCCTGAGGTAGGTTTTGCCCTGGTCTTCGTCCCTGTCCTGCTCAAGGAGCCCTGCATGCCCGAGTTCTTTTTCCGTAAGTTCCTTGATATTCCGGACAGGTCTGCCTCCCGTAGCGTCAGCAAGGTGCTGCATATCATCAGTCTTCACCCTGCGGGTTGCGTAGATTCCCCTGCTCTGGAGGTACGCTGCGACCTTATCGTCCATGCCTTTTGAGCAGAAGACAGCATTTGCGCCTGCCCTGATAATGTAATCCGCCATCTCAAAGAGGGCAGCATCCTCCTGCTTCACGAAATTTTCAATCTCGCTTACAGTGCTGATTTGCAGCTTTGCCTTGTTTGCGGTCTTTCCGGTTTCCATAGGAGTATCAATAAGCGCGATATTGGGATTTACAATTTTTAGAGGGGAATTCTTATCGAGTGCAACCTTATCGATTACAACTCCTTCCACGAATTCCGTGTCCTCAACACGCCTGCCTACATCTTTTGTTAGGATGATGTGTTTAAGGTCGGCTTTTCCTCCCTCGTGAATCGCAAGCACAGCACTCACGCAGAGCTCTGCGACCAAACGGTTATATTTTTCAGAAGCCTTGCCAGTGATAGAGGTGCTTGCGGTTTTTACAAGCAGGTCTCGGTCTTCCTCGCCTGCGGAAACTGCCAGGTTCTCAAACATCTCAACAGCTTTCTCGGCTGCAAGTCTGTACCCTTTGACAACAACTGCAGGATGGACTCCCTTTTCAATAAGAGCCTCGGCTTTTTCCAGCAGGGCACCTGTGAACACGACCGCACTTGTTGTCCCGTCCCCGGCAGAATTTTCCAGAGACTGGGCAACTTCTACAATCATCTTGGCTGTAGGATGCTCGATGTCCATGTCATGTAAGATAGTGGCACCATCATTTGTGATGGTGATATCTCCCAGAGGATTCACAAGCATCTTGTCCATACCCCGGGGCCCAAGCGTACTCTTAACTATGGTTGCCACTGCTTTTGCAGCTGCAATATTCATGCTGAGTGCGTCTCTTCCCTTTGTTTGTTCTTTATTCGGATCTATTATGAAGATTGGCTGGCCACCTTTATCCATTTGAACAAAACCTCCTGAAAATACATAGTACGGATTGAAGGATAAATGATCGATAATTTGAGTTATTATCCGGCTTGCGGCT containing:
- the thsA gene encoding thermosome subunit alpha — protein: MDKGGQPIFIIDPNKEQTKGRDALSMNIAAAKAVATIVKSTLGPRGMDKMLVNPLGDITITNDGATILHDMDIEHPTAKMIVEVAQSLENSAGDGTTSAVVFTGALLEKAEALIEKGVHPAVVVKGYRLAAEKAVEMFENLAVSAGEEDRDLLVKTASTSITGKASEKYNRLVAELCVSAVLAIHEGGKADLKHIILTKDVGRRVEDTEFVEGVVIDKVALDKNSPLKIVNPNIALIDTPMETGKTANKAKLQISTVSEIENFVKQEDAALFEMADYIIRAGANAVFCSKGMDDKVAAYLQSRGIYATRRVKTDDMQHLADATGGRPVRNIKELTEKELGHAGLLEQDRDEDQGKTYLRDCKGAKSVSIVLRGGTEHVVDNLERAIDDALRVVKCVVEDGKVVAGGGASEMEVALSIRSYASSIGGREQTAITAFAEALEEIPRTIARNAGLDAIDSILNLRAKHAENKNAGLNIQTGAAEDMLEKGVVDPLRVKVNTIKAGSEAAAMVLRVDSMLRAQRADMQEVKPEHMASTYDGMSAPALNMRR
- a CDS encoding SET domain-containing protein; the protein is MSLISVKDAPGKGRGVFAQRNLKKGEVIETCPVIVLPPEEVNTLELTQLYNYYFAWGTDSRAAAIALGYGSLYNHSYTPNAEYQKDFINGLLKYVCIKDIRKDEEITINYNCDPEDKTPVWFDIASQN